The following proteins are encoded in a genomic region of Vicugna pacos chromosome 16, VicPac4, whole genome shotgun sequence:
- the LOC102544723 gene encoding metalloproteinase inhibitor 2 isoform X3 codes for MIRAKAVSEKEVDSGNDIYGNPIKRIQYEVKQIKMFKGPDKDIEFIYTAPSSAVCGVSLDVGGKKEYLIAGKAEGNGKMHITLCDFIVPWDTLSTTQKKSLNHRYQMGCECKITRCPMIPCYISAPDECLWMDWVTEKNINGHQAKFFSCIKRSDGSCAWYRGAAPPKQEFLDIEDP; via the exons A TGATTCGGGCCAAAGCGGTCAGCGAGAAGGAGGTGGACTCCGGGAACGACATCTACGGCAACCCCATCAAGCGCATCCAGTACGAGGTCAAGCAGATAAAG ATGTTCAAGGGACCCGACAAGGACATCGAGTTTATCTACACGGCGCCCTCCTCTGCCGTGTGCGGGGTCTCGCTGGACGTCGGAGGAAAGAAGGAGTATCTCATTGCAG GAAAGGCCGAGGGCAATGGCAAAATGCACATCACCCTCTGCGACTTCATCGTGCCCTGGGACACCCTGAGCACCACCCAGAAGAAGAGCCTGAACCACAGGTACCAGATGGGCTGCGAGTGCAAG ATCACGCGCTGCCCCATGATCCCCTGCTACATCTCCGCCCCGGATGAGTGCCTCTGGATGGACTGGGTCACGGAGAAGAACATCAATGGGCACCAGGCCAAGTTCTTCTCCTGCATCAAGAGAAGCGACGGGTCCTGTGCGTGGTACCGCGGGGCGGCACCCCCCAAGCAGGAGTTTCTCGACATCGAGGACCCGTAA
- the LOC102544723 gene encoding CEP295 N-terminal-like protein isoform X1 has translation MKRNTERAARWSPSPDDEASLSRQKHKLLQVRETGDVPLQRRQDLQQRESQLLQRLAQVLGAQSLGAPDQQVRGLERLWLAHLLGVGGGRAEDRALDLEGLAQRGAARPPRAGGKPRAAVRAEKSHREELVRRQPWHSASLRGAVDQERQGASRAPGLSAPPPSPPERRKGKRGPSVKTGGGRRPVDPELSRGSDVGKLLALAREITCLEKWGREAARDGRRLPGKGSAHPAQGPRATRLHQSPEGPASSPEQLWPAGWAHRSETSPLACPRRFSNKSRWQRELEFAFEELFNTNRKLKKHLDLYLDLKPRTEQSPSEEQGFLGMQSRSRESQREKKARDPEADIVLAGEPMSPAGVDIHLTPSKTSLKMSLSTLENPKSHRMAKCVVQNDSAQSPEAGMLMGRKNLFSCSPESGQEPRRPCELHPRGQVDRAGLIVARQKQKMQMERQRPKQLELLKPFEHPKESLGADLQTEPEGGRREPRQADLARLRPDSRPDPGKEGAYDCSPASPSAGFVDDDGHSQMIVTSNSTFWSKTSCTSSFLKKPGNACKSFRDYVKNESPACSKYTAHNGAFCRAWYPCLCLYSRCLLRNP, from the coding sequence ATgaaaagaaacacagagagaGCCGCTCGGTGGAGCCCCAGCCCCGACGATGAAGCCTCGCTTTCGAGGCAAAAACACAAGTTGCTGCAAGTCCGAGAGACGGGAGACGTGCCTCTGCAGAGAAGACAGGACCTCCAGCAGCGGGAGAGCCAGCTGCTCCAGCGCTTGGCCCAGGTGTTGGGGGCACAGTCGCTGGGGGCCCCAGACCAGCAAGTCCGAGGCCTGGAAAGGCTGTGGTTGGCACATCTGCTGGGTGTGGGGGGCGGACGGGCCGAGGACCGTGCACTTGACTTGGAGGGGCTGGCCCAGCGGGGAGCAGCCAGGCCGCCCAGGGCTGGGGGTAAGCCCCGAGCGGCCGTGCGGGCCGAGAAGAGTCACAGGGAAGAGCTGGTCAGACGGCAGCCCTGGCATTCCGCGTCCCTGAGGGGAGCAGTGGACCAGGAGAGGCAGGGAGCCTCCAGAGCCCCTGGCCTGTCTGCTCCTCCCCCGAGCCCCccagagaggagaaaagggaagcgaGGGCCTTCAGTGAAGACTGGCGGGGGCCGCCGTCCCGTGGACCCTGAGCTGAGCAGAGGGTCAGACGTGGGGAAGCTCTTGGCTCTTGCAAGGGAGATCACGTGCCTGGAGAAGTGGGGCAGAGAAGCAGCCCGGGACGGCAGGAGGCTGCCGGGGAAGGGGTCAGCTCACCCCGCCCAAGGCCCGAGAGCCACCCGTCTGCACCAGAGTCCCGAGGGCCCAGCCAGCAGCCCGGAGCAGCTGTGGCCGGCTGGCTGGGCCCACAGAAGTGAGACCTCCCCACTGGCGTGCCCGCGCAGGTTCAGCAACAAGAGCAGGTGGCAGAGAGAGCTGGAGTTTGCCTTTGAGGAGTTGTTTAATACAAACAGAAAGCTGAAAAAACACCTGGATTTGTACCTGGACCTCAAGCCCAGGACAGAGCAGAGCCCCAGTGAAGAACAGGGCTTCTTGGGGATGCAGTCACGGAGCAGGGAGagccagagagagaagaaagccaGAGACCCAGAGGCAGACATTGTGCTGGCTGGGGAGCCCATGAGTCCAGCGGGCGTGGACATCCACCTGACACCATCCAAAACCAGCTTGAAAATGTCACTAAGCACACTGGAGAACCCCAAATCCCATAGGATGGCCAAGTGCGTGGTGCAGAATGACAGTGCACAGTCTCCCGAGGCAGGAATGTTGATGGGCAGAAAGAACCTGTTCTCGTGCAGCCCGGAATCCGGACAGGAGCCGCGCAGACCCTGTGAGCTTCACCCACGAGGACAGGTGGACAGAGCGGGCCTGATAGTGGCGAGGCAGAAGCAGAAAATGCAGATGGAGCGTCAGAGACCAAAGCAGCTGGAGCTGCTCAAGCCATTCGAGCACCCGAAGGAGAGCTTGGGGGCCGATCTCCAGACGGAGCCagaaggtgggaggagggaaCCGAGACAAGCCGACCTGGCCCGTCTGAGGCCCGACTCCCGTCCCGACCCGGGGAAGGAAGGAGCGTATGACTGCAGCCCCGCGTCCCCCTCGGCTGGCTTCGTCGACGATGACGGGCACAGTCAGATGATCGTGACCTCCAACAGCACATTCTGGAGCAAAACAAGTTGCACAAGCAGTTTCTTGAAGAAGCCAGGAAACGCTTGCAAGAGTTTCAGAGACTATGTTAAAAACGAGAGTCCCGCCTGCAGTAAATACACCGCTCATAACGGGGCGTTCTGCCGGGCCTGGTACCCCTGTCTGTGCTTGTACTCGCGTTGTCTGCTCAGAAACCcatag